In the genome of Leishmania infantum JPCM5 genome chromosome 27, one region contains:
- the AAT24 gene encoding putative amino acid transporter, which yields MTQSTHCPDTQMDRVSEGGASFSDDAVMVNNVGEAQLKDMVDRPIMLDTDELVYATRYRPRSWLTTLLSKAVPHGGTLSNAYNLGAVTLGSGVIALPSTFQATGVATSVIVLIAITMSTVYSVYIMMQAADKTGRRLYSYEALARGLLGRGWDYLAAFHLWVFCFGSCVSYVISTGDLLSRATDDPSVNSFVRSVWGNRVLVIIIWSCVMLPLSIPKEINSLRYFSVVGVSCMMNFVAVIVIHSAMNGFKNGRPIHQPHMFKTGNNAIVGFSSILFAFLAQTNVFEVARETPNPTPGRISKDLAISQVVCCALYVLAGVFGYLEFGEQIADSILLYYNVRSDVLVAIAYVGIGVKMCVGFAICMQPSRDAVYYCLGLALLDVQGHPDGAVLAERCDLHWALRACACAGAVHPERERRVWACGQLLRRVPGVHLSSSVRHVRWQLGPAAGGLAPLRLDVLAADRRRGCCCFRHGCLYLRRGPLSSGEAAALVCVVRCVFASHVWKRWRIVWRRGKGAGGVVFGCGHRARGAYGRSPHASPPASLPLSLSTSPSACVPFFTFLCLRSLSWRHCCWQCSADLRLSVLHCVYSD from the coding sequence aTGACGCAGAGCACCCACTGCCCGGACACGCAGATGGACCGCGTgagcgagggcggcgcgtCCTTCAGCGATGACGCGGTGATGGTGAACAATGTGGgtgaggcgcagctgaaAGACATGGTGGACCGCCCGATCATGCTGGACACGGACGAGCTGGTGTACGCGACGCGGTATCGGCCGCGCAGCTGGCTAACTACTCTGCTGAGCAAGGCTGTGCCGCACGGTGGGACGCTGTCGAACGCGTACAATCTCGGCGCCGTGACGCTGGGCTCCGGCGTGATTGCGCTGCCGTCCACGTTCCAGGCGACGGGTGTGGCCACGTCGGTCATCGTGCTGATCGCGATCACGATGAGCACTGTGTACTCGGTGTACATCATGATGCAGGCCGCGGACAAGACGGGTCGGCGGCTGTACTCGTacgaggcgctggcgcgcggGCTGCTTGGGCGCGGGTGGGACTACCTTGCTGCGTTCCACTTGTGGGTGTTCTGCTTTGGGTCGTGCGTGTCGTACGTGATCTCGACAGGCGACCTGCTGTCGCGCGCGACGGACGACCCGTCTGTGAACAGCTTCGTGCGGTCGGTGTGGGGCAACCGCGTGCTTGTGATCATTATCTGGTCGTGcgtgatgctgccgctgtcgatCCCGAAGGAGATCAACTCGCTGCGCTACTTCTCGGTTGTTGGGGTGTCGTGCATGATGAACTTTGTGGCTGTCATCGTGATCCACTCTGCGATGAACGGGTTCAAGAACGGGCGGCCGATCCACCAGCCGCATATGTTCAAGACGGGCAACAACGCGATTGTGGGGTTCTCGAGCATCCTGTTCGCGTTCCTCGCACAGACGAACGTGTTCGAGGTGGCGCGCGAGACGCCGAACCCGACGCCCGGGCGGATCTCGAAGGACCTAGCGATCAGCCAGGTGGTCTGCTGTGCGCTGTACGTGCTCGCGGGCGTGTTCGGGTACCTGGAGTTTGGCGAGCAGATCGCGGACTCGATTCTGCTGTACTACAacgtgcgcagcgacgtGCTTGTTGCGATCGCGTACGTTGGGATCGGCGTGAAGATGTGCGTTGGGTTTGCGATCTGCATGCAGCCGTCGCGCGACGCGGTGTACTACTGCCTCGGGCTGGCACTTCTCGATGTTCAAGGACATCCGGACGGTGCCGTTCTGGCTGAACGCTGTGATCTGCACTGGGCTCTCCGTGCTTGCGCTTGTGCTGGGGCTGTTCATCCCGAACGTGAACGTCGTGTTTGGGCTTGTGGGCAGCTTCTGCGGCGGGTTCCTGGGGTTCATCTATCCAGCTCTGTACGTCATGTACGCTGGCAACTGGGGCCTGCGGCAGGTGGGCTGGCTCCACTACGTCTCGACGTACTTGCTGCTGATCGCCGGCGtggttgctgttgttttcgGCACGGTTGCCTCTATCTACGGCGAGGTCCActgagcagcggcgaggcagccgcgcttGTCTGCGTTGTTCGCTGCGTGTTTGCTTCACATGTgtggaagaggtggaggatagtgtggaggaggggtaAAGGCGCCGGTGGAGTGGTTTTTGGGTGCGGCCACCGAGCGCGCGGCGCCTATGGGCGTTCTCCGCACGCCTCGCCACccgcttctctccctctttccctctccacatctccctctgcgtgcgtgcctttCTTCACCTTCCTTTGCCTTCGGTCTCTCTCTTGGCGACACTGCTGTTGGCAATGCAGTGCCGATCTGCGCCTGAGCGTCTTGCACTGCGTGTATTCTGACTGA
- a CDS encoding ghistone H1 like, with protein sequence MAASPHAAMKKAAKKAGSKKAMPKASAPKKSKKAAPKKKSKSSSSTKSGTKRAAAKK encoded by the coding sequence ATGGCCGCTTCTCCGCATGCTGCTAtgaagaaggcggcgaagaaggccgGCTCGAAGAAGGCGATGCCCAAGGCCTCTGCGCCGAAGAAGTCTAAGAAAGCTGCACCGAAGAAGAAGTCTAAGAGCTCCAGCTCGACGAAGAGCGGCACGAAGAGGGCTGCTGCGAAGAAGTAG
- a CDS encoding putative diacylglycerol acyltransferase gives MLHAVGGPSWGMARALGVHVVDCAVLGAWLWYLPLYSGKPYHTGSQRSLRFTEFARNYLFADAVKYFNFRVIVDDPAVQMRDDTSQYLFSFHPHGVFPGTALFASLTAEWALKVGVNAQRYVSTHVASVVFNAPLLRDFNLRLGALSVSRRSVEASLKRGNSVLIVTGGQAEMLRTQVSSERMILITQHTGFIRLAIASRVPLVPLLCFAENNVLGMLQFPRIQRLSLKLLGFPFPVIPLGRFGLPLPFRTPLTLVVGPPLAIPEGADENNPDDMRRVSEAYFQSLKDLFYRRRAEAGYPGMELVLLNEKEEARKRRQAREAAASTAKKAA, from the coding sequence ATGCTGCACGCCGTGGGCGGCCCGTCGTGGGGgatggcgcgcgcgcttggCGTGCACGTCGTGGACTGCGCGGTGCTCGGCGCGTGGCTGTGGTACCTCCCGCTGTACTCGGGCAAGCCGTACCACACAGGGTCGCAGCGCAGCCTGCGCTTCACGGAGTTCGCGCGCAACTACCTGTTTGCCGACGCGGTGAAGTACTTCAACTTCCGCGTGATTGTGGACGACCCCGCCGTGCAGATGCGGGACGACACGTCGCAATACCTGTTCTCCTTCCATCCCCACGGCGTGTTCCCCGGCACGGCACTGTTTGCGTCTCTGACGGCGGAGTGGGCCCTCAAGGTCGGCGTCAACGCGCAGCGCTATGTGTCGACGCATGTCGCGAGCGTTGTTTTCAacgcgccactgctgcgagACTTCAACCTGCGTCTCGGTGCGCTGTCAGTGAGCCGGCGCTCTGTGGAGGCGAGCCTCAAGCGCGGCAACAGCGTCCTTATCGTGACGGGTGGCCAGGCGGagatgctgcgcacgcaggtAAGCTCGGAGAGGATGATCCTGATCACGCAGCACACGGGCTTTATACGGCTGGCTATCGCATCAcgggtgccgctggtgccgctgctgtgctttGCGGAGAACAACGTGTTGGGGATGCTGCAGTTTCCGCGCATCCAGCGCCTCTCGCTCAAGCTCCTGGGCTTTCCGTTCCCGGTGATTCCCCTTGGCCGATTCGGTCTGCCTCTGCCGTTCCGCACGCCGCTGACGCTTGTGGTGGGGCCGCCGCTTGCTATTCCCGAGGGTGCGGACGAGAACAACCCCGATGACATGCGGCGCGTGTCGGAGGCGTACTTCCAGTCGCTGAAGGACCTGttctaccgccgccgcgcggagGCCGGCTACCCTGGCATGGAGCTCGTACTGCTGAacgagaaggaggaggcgcggaaGCGCAGGCAGGCCCgcgaggccgcggcgtccacggcgaagaaggcagcGTAG